GTCTTCGGTCGGGCGAGTGCTCGTGGTGTTGTCGTGCGGGTCAATGCCGCAAATCGCACCAAGGAGCGTTGCGCAGTCACGAACGGTTGCACCGAACGGACCAATCTGGTCAAGAGAGCTTGCGTAGGCGAGGAGGCCGTAACGGGAAACGCGGCCGTAGGTCGGCTTCAAACCGACAACGCCTGTGCAGGCAGCCGGCTGGCGGATAGATCCACCCGTGTCGGAACCGAGAGCGCAGGGAACTGTGCCAGAGGCTACGGCGACTGCGGAACCACCCGAGGAGCCACCCGGAACGCGGGATTCGTCGAGCGGATTCTTGACCGGGCCGTAGTAAGAGGTTTCGTTGCTGGAACCCATGGCGAATTCGTCCATGTTCGTCTTGCCGACGATGATGGCGCCTGCGGCTTCGAGCTTTTCGAGAGCCGTTGCGGTGTATGGAGCAACAAAGTTGTCGAGAATCTTGGAGGCAGCCGTGGTGCGTGTGCCGGTCAAGCACATGTTGTCCTTCACGGCGACCGGGATGCCATCGAGGGCGCCCAGAGATTTGCCTTCGGCGCGGCGCTTGTCGCTTTCCTTAGCGCGTTCGAGAGCGCGGTCGTTCAGCACCGAGATGTAGGCGTTCAAATTCTTTGTAGATTCAATTTTTTCGAGGGAAGCTTTTGCGAGCTTTTCGGCAGTGGTGCTGCCGTTAGCCAGTTGAGCCTGAAGTTCCTGAATAGTCTGCATTATCTTTCTCCGGACCATTTCATGATGTAAATAGCTAAGCCCATGCCAACTGCACCTAAGGCATTCCCTTTGAAGCCAAAACCAAGTGCAAATTTGACAAAGTACAAATCAATGACGACGGGCTGCGGTGTATCGCCAGAAAACCCGATACTGAAATCGGGACCTTCTGTAAAGAAGGTGTGTACAATGTTATCGTAGCCACCAGCGTTCAAGAGGACTCCGAGTTCTCCAAACAAAGCTCCGAGAGCTTCGCTCAAGATGCCGCCCAAAATAAGGCCGACAAAAATGAATAGTAAGAGACGTCCTAGTGAGTTCTTGTGAGTCATGCCGCAAATATAGTATTTTGGAAATGAGTTACTAGTTATTAGTTACTAGTTACTAGGGGATTTTTATCTCTCGTCTATAAGCTCATTAACCTAAATCGATGTCGGGTGAAACTTGAATCTTGTAATCGGGGTAGAGCTCTGCCGCTTCGCTCTTGATGGTATCGAGGGCTTCCTGGGCGTTCACGCCGAATTTAATGACCACGTCAAAGCGCATTTCCTTGGCTTCGATATCTACGTAAAAACCGTGCATCTGGAGAGCCCAATTGTGAGATTTGACTTTATTTGAAATCGTGTCGCGGATTTTGGCGGATTCGTCGTTTTGGGTATTGTAAGAGTAGACTCCGATAGCGGTGAGGATGACGCCTGTTTCGCGGTAGACTTTCTTTTCGAGTTTGCGGGTGAGGGAATCCAGGTTGGCGACAGTCATGGAGTCGGGGAGTTCCACGTGCACGGAGGCGAGTTTCTTTTCTGGACCATAATCGTTAATGACGAGGTCGTATGCACCGTGGACGCCTTCTTCGCTGCGGATGAGGCTCTTGATTTGCTTGGTGAGTTCGCTGTCATTTTTCTTGCCGAGCAAGTCGCTCACGGTGTCCTTCAACATTTCAAAGCCGGCCTTGATAATGAAGATGGAAATGAGGACGCCAACGTAGGCTTCGAGCGAGAGACCTGTGAAAATGAAGATGAGTGCCGAGGCGAGAACGGAAAGGGAGAGGATGGCGTCGAAGAGCGCGTCGGAACCGGAGGCGATGAGCGAACCAGAATTTACGCGTTCTCCTTGCGATTTCACGTAACGCCCGAGGACGACTTTCACGACGACGGCGATGGCGATGATAATCAGCGAAACTGTGGAGTAATCGGCTTCTTCGGGATGGATGATTTTCTTGACGGATTCCACGCAAGAGGTGATGCCCGCGTAAATCACGATGGAGGCGATGACCATGGCGGTTAGGTATTCAATGCGGCCGTAAC
The DNA window shown above is from Fibrobacter sp. UWB2 and carries:
- the gatA gene encoding Asp-tRNA(Asn)/Glu-tRNA(Gln) amidotransferase subunit GatA; the protein is MQTIQELQAQLANGSTTAEKLAKASLEKIESTKNLNAYISVLNDRALERAKESDKRRAEGKSLGALDGIPVAVKDNMCLTGTRTTAASKILDNFVAPYTATALEKLEAAGAIIVGKTNMDEFAMGSSNETSYYGPVKNPLDESRVPGGSSGGSAVAVASGTVPCALGSDTGGSIRQPAACTGVVGLKPTYGRVSRYGLLAYASSLDQIGPFGATVRDCATLLGAICGIDPHDNTTSTRPTEDFTAKLGTGVKGKVIGVPKEYFGEGLDAECKAAIENMLKKMEAEGATIKEVSLPHISYAVSSYYIIATAEASSNLSRYDGVRYGYRSPEARKLFDLYAKSRSEGFGKEVQRRILLGSYVLSAGFYDAYYVQAQKVRRLITDDFTEAFKTCDVIASPTMPGLPLKCGMNESDPMAVYLSDIYTVSLNLAGLPGVSVPCGMAGGLPVGLQWIGKPFQEADLLAVAEATERLNK
- a CDS encoding cation diffusion facilitator family transporter — its product is MAKNCNEEKHNEENRNKVIVRTSVVGIVTNVILASVKAVIGLMANSIAVVLDAVNNLSDALSSIITIVGNKLSRKLPNEKHPLGYGRIEYLTAMVIASIVIYAGITSCVESVKKIIHPEEADYSTVSLIIIAIAVVVKVVLGRYVKSQGERVNSGSLIASGSDALFDAILSLSVLASALIFIFTGLSLEAYVGVLISIFIIKAGFEMLKDTVSDLLGKKNDSELTKQIKSLIRSEEGVHGAYDLVINDYGPEKKLASVHVELPDSMTVANLDSLTRKLEKKVYRETGVILTAIGVYSYNTQNDESAKIRDTISNKVKSHNWALQMHGFYVDIEAKEMRFDVVIKFGVNAQEALDTIKSEAAELYPDYKIQVSPDIDLG
- a CDS encoding DUF4321 domain-containing protein, coding for MTHKNSLGRLLLFIFVGLILGGILSEALGALFGELGVLLNAGGYDNIVHTFFTEGPDFSIGFSGDTPQPVVIDLYFVKFALGFGFKGNALGAVGMGLAIYIMKWSGER